In the genome of Kitasatospora cineracea, one region contains:
- a CDS encoding putative bifunctional diguanylate cyclase/phosphodiesterase: MNESPGADGAPGPDAAGFHAAWGAMLRTGHGAAVRPGVLNPLIARTSELLHRAAREHPFRPDLAGQVGALLIDNQFTDPQLLADAVQLLQRRPVPDDRGPELSGAFAAGWAAALRERTLREQEAIRLAADTARQEIEKALRVSEARFRALFESAAIGIGLGDTDGNILAVNRALGEIFGGGPEDMQGVRVNDLVHPEDTPGVWEAYEELISGKREYFQFDKPYYRRDGEVVWTHLTVSLIRDDDGAPLYQVAMLEDVTDRYRLQERLRHQATHDPLTGLPNRAAFFERLEKLFEDPEPDVRFGLCYVDLDGFKIVNDSLGHDMGDQLLTVVAGRLENALSPLGHMVARLGGDEFVVLLENCRGEQEAVAAAKTVLAALTKPVVIGDHRLAVGASVGVLERRIATTTPGAAVRAADLTLYRAKEAGRGRWTLFDPKENARAVSRYAVSVRMPAALDRGEFFIDYQPMVDLASGVMTGVEALVRWRHPQLGVLGPEEFVGVAEETGLIMPLGRWVLEQACEQAADWVARFGDRAPRLSVNLAVRQARNAGLVGDIERTLRNTGLDPSMLQLEITESTVVGPEDEALKALHALVDMGVSLSVDDFGTGWSNLAYLRDLPVSNLKIAGSFVGDLHDPAKDTHLGWRIVSGLVSLAHTLGLSVTAEGVESRADAERLRLMGCDLAQGWHFGRPVRPAEIARRIAEAETFENGTSESGSLESGSFENGTSENGSLESGSFENGSLESRTSGTFESGPES; encoded by the coding sequence GTGAACGAGTCACCCGGTGCGGACGGGGCACCCGGCCCGGACGCCGCCGGGTTCCACGCCGCCTGGGGGGCCATGCTCCGCACCGGGCACGGCGCCGCGGTCCGCCCCGGCGTGCTCAACCCGCTGATCGCCCGCACCTCCGAACTGCTGCACCGCGCCGCCCGGGAGCACCCGTTCCGCCCCGACCTGGCCGGCCAGGTCGGGGCGCTGCTCATCGACAACCAGTTCACCGACCCGCAACTGCTCGCCGACGCCGTCCAGTTGCTCCAGCGCCGCCCCGTCCCCGACGACCGCGGCCCGGAGCTCAGCGGCGCCTTCGCGGCCGGCTGGGCGGCCGCCCTGCGCGAGCGCACGCTGCGCGAGCAGGAAGCGATCCGGCTGGCCGCCGACACCGCCCGGCAGGAGATCGAGAAGGCCCTGCGGGTCTCCGAGGCCCGCTTCCGCGCCCTGTTCGAGTCGGCGGCGATCGGCATCGGCCTCGGCGACACCGACGGCAACATCCTGGCCGTCAACCGGGCCCTGGGCGAGATCTTCGGCGGCGGCCCCGAGGACATGCAGGGCGTGCGGGTCAACGACCTGGTCCACCCCGAGGACACCCCCGGCGTGTGGGAGGCCTACGAGGAGCTGATCAGCGGCAAGCGCGAGTACTTCCAGTTCGACAAGCCGTACTACCGGCGCGACGGCGAGGTGGTGTGGACCCACCTGACCGTCTCGCTGATCCGCGACGACGACGGCGCGCCGCTCTACCAGGTCGCCATGCTGGAGGACGTCACCGACCGCTACCGCCTGCAGGAACGGCTGCGGCACCAGGCCACCCACGACCCGCTGACCGGCCTGCCCAACCGGGCCGCGTTCTTCGAACGCCTGGAGAAGCTCTTCGAGGACCCGGAGCCGGACGTCCGCTTCGGCCTGTGCTACGTCGACCTGGACGGCTTCAAGATCGTCAACGACAGCCTCGGCCACGACATGGGCGACCAGCTGCTGACCGTGGTCGCCGGCCGGCTGGAGAACGCGCTCAGCCCGCTCGGGCACATGGTGGCCCGGCTCGGCGGCGACGAGTTCGTGGTGCTGCTGGAGAACTGCCGCGGCGAGCAGGAGGCCGTCGCCGCCGCCAAGACCGTCCTCGCCGCGCTCACCAAACCCGTGGTGATCGGCGACCACCGGCTGGCCGTCGGCGCCAGCGTCGGCGTGCTGGAGCGGCGGATCGCCACCACCACCCCCGGCGCCGCCGTCCGGGCCGCCGACCTCACGCTCTACCGCGCCAAGGAGGCCGGCCGCGGCCGCTGGACGCTGTTCGACCCCAAGGAGAACGCGCGCGCCGTCAGCCGGTACGCCGTCTCCGTGCGGATGCCCGCCGCCCTGGACCGCGGCGAGTTCTTCATCGACTACCAGCCGATGGTCGACCTGGCCTCCGGCGTGATGACCGGCGTCGAGGCACTGGTGCGCTGGCGCCACCCGCAGCTCGGGGTGCTCGGCCCGGAGGAGTTCGTCGGCGTCGCCGAGGAGACCGGGCTGATCATGCCGCTCGGCCGCTGGGTGCTGGAACAGGCCTGCGAGCAGGCCGCCGACTGGGTCGCCCGGTTCGGCGACCGGGCCCCCCGGCTCAGCGTCAACCTGGCCGTCCGGCAGGCCCGCAACGCCGGACTGGTCGGCGACATCGAACGCACCCTGCGCAACACCGGCCTCGACCCGTCGATGCTCCAGCTGGAGATCACCGAATCGACCGTGGTCGGCCCCGAGGACGAGGCGCTCAAGGCGCTGCACGCCCTGGTCGACATGGGCGTCTCGCTCTCCGTCGACGACTTCGGCACCGGCTGGTCCAACCTCGCCTACCTGCGCGACCTGCCCGTCTCCAACCTCAAGATCGCCGGCTCCTTCGTCGGCGACCTGCACGACCCCGCCAAGGACACCCACCTCGGCTGGCGGATCGTCAGCGGCCTCGTCTCGCTCGCCCACACCCTCGGCCTGTCGGTCACCGCGGAGGGCGTGGAGAGCCGCGCCGACGCCGAGCGCCTGCGCCTGATGGGCTGCGACCTCGCCCAGGGCTGGCACTTCGGCCGCCCCGTGCGCCCCGCCGAGATCGCCCGCCGGATCGCCGAGGCCGAGACGTTCGAGAACGGGACGTCCGAGAGCGGATCGTTGGAGAGCGGGTCGTTCGAGAACGGGACGTCCGAGAACGGGTCGTTGGAGAGCGGGTCGTTCGAGAACGGGTCGTTGGAGAGCAGGACGTCCGGGACCTTCGAGTCCGGCCCCGAGAGCTGA
- a CDS encoding SAM-dependent methyltransferase yields the protein MARPNWVPAGTDLDKPNAARVYDYYLGGSHNFEVDRQMARKAIELWPDLPKIMRANRAFLRRATQFAAEEGISRFLDIGSGIPTFGAVHEVAREYQPDARVVYIDMDPVAVAHSRLILADDPRCRIVDADLRNTDDLLARPEVEELLAPGEPVAVILNAVMHFVTDEDHPDRILTKLREALPSGSMLILSHASLEGRPDQAGSHQSLYRSTPTPLTMRSREQITAFFEGYELVEPGVVYLPEWHPDDAASVGPHPERMTGMAGVGRLS from the coding sequence ATGGCGCGTCCGAACTGGGTGCCCGCAGGGACCGACCTCGACAAGCCGAACGCGGCTCGGGTGTACGACTACTACCTCGGCGGTTCGCACAACTTCGAAGTCGACCGGCAGATGGCGCGCAAGGCGATCGAGCTCTGGCCCGACCTGCCGAAGATCATGCGGGCGAACCGGGCCTTCCTGCGCCGCGCCACCCAGTTCGCGGCCGAGGAGGGGATCAGCCGCTTCCTGGACATCGGCTCCGGCATCCCCACCTTCGGCGCCGTCCACGAGGTGGCCCGCGAGTACCAGCCCGACGCCCGCGTCGTCTACATCGACATGGACCCGGTCGCGGTCGCCCACAGCCGCCTCATCCTGGCCGACGACCCGCGCTGCCGGATCGTCGACGCCGACCTGCGCAACACCGACGACCTGCTGGCCCGCCCCGAGGTCGAGGAGCTGCTCGCCCCCGGCGAGCCCGTCGCGGTGATCCTGAACGCCGTCATGCACTTCGTCACCGACGAGGACCACCCCGACCGGATCCTCACCAAGCTCCGCGAGGCGCTGCCCAGCGGCAGCATGCTGATCCTCTCGCACGCCTCCCTGGAGGGCCGCCCCGACCAGGCCGGCTCCCACCAGAGCCTGTACCGCTCCACCCCCACGCCGCTCACCATGCGCAGCCGCGAGCAGATCACCGCCTTCTTCGAGGGCTACGAACTGGTCGAGCCCGGCGTGGTCTACCTGCCCGAGTGGCACCCCGACGACGCGGCGTCGGTCGGCCCGCACCCCGAGCGGATGACGGGCATGGCCGGCGTCGGGCGCCTGTCGTGA
- a CDS encoding glycoside hydrolase family 15 protein: protein MGGRIEDYALLSDLQTAALVGRDGSVDWLCLPRFDSPSCFAALLGTPEHGAWRIAPVGAGDCTGRRYLGDTLVLESRWRTPDGEVKVTDLMPHRDRAPRLVRIVEGVSGAVPVRGELRLRFHHGRVDPWVRRTEHHRVAVAGPDAAWLRVPPGVHTYGANGAAAGPGTGAGLATVSEFTALPGVRVPFVLTWQPSHLATAPRTDPEALLAATLADWRAWAGQLSYRGEWRDAVLRSLLTLKALAYEPTGGIVAAPTSSLPEAPGGERNWDYRFCWLRDSAMTLSALLRGGFRQEAAAWRKWLLRAVAGDPSDVQAVYGVAGERGLPETEADWLPGHLGSRPVRFGNAAVGQLQLDVYGEVVDTLDLALRAGLPMERQVWGLLRTLLGSLAARWREPDEGLWEVRCGRRQFTHSKVMAWVAADRAVRMAEATGLPAPLEQWRALRDAVHAEVCERAVDPRRKVFVRSYGATELDAATLFVATTGFLPPDDERVVRTVEAVRRDLDHGGLVRRYRAGAADGLPGSEGAFLACSFWLADALAVIGRRAEARELFVRTASLANDLGLLSEQWDPPARRQLGNTPQAFTHVALVNTAFRLGS from the coding sequence ATGGGCGGTCGCATCGAGGACTACGCGCTCCTCTCCGATCTCCAGACCGCCGCCCTGGTCGGCAGGGACGGCTCGGTCGACTGGCTCTGCCTGCCCCGCTTCGACTCCCCCAGCTGCTTCGCCGCACTGCTCGGCACCCCCGAGCACGGCGCCTGGCGGATCGCCCCGGTCGGCGCGGGCGACTGCACCGGGCGCCGCTACCTCGGCGACACCCTGGTGCTGGAGTCCCGCTGGCGCACCCCGGACGGCGAGGTGAAGGTGACCGACCTGATGCCGCACCGGGACCGCGCCCCGCGGCTGGTGCGGATCGTCGAGGGCGTCAGCGGCGCCGTCCCGGTCCGCGGCGAGCTGCGGCTGCGCTTCCACCACGGCCGGGTCGACCCGTGGGTGCGCCGCACCGAGCACCACCGGGTGGCCGTCGCCGGGCCGGACGCCGCCTGGCTGCGCGTCCCGCCCGGCGTGCACACCTACGGCGCGAACGGCGCCGCGGCCGGGCCGGGCACCGGGGCCGGGCTGGCCACCGTCTCCGAGTTCACCGCGCTGCCCGGCGTGCGGGTCCCGTTCGTGCTGACCTGGCAGCCCTCCCACCTGGCCACCGCCCCGCGCACCGACCCGGAGGCGCTGCTCGCCGCGACGCTGGCCGACTGGCGCGCCTGGGCCGGGCAGCTGAGTTACCGGGGCGAGTGGCGGGACGCGGTGCTGCGCTCGCTGCTGACCCTGAAGGCGCTGGCGTACGAGCCGACCGGCGGGATCGTCGCCGCGCCGACCAGTTCGCTGCCCGAGGCGCCGGGCGGGGAGCGCAACTGGGACTACCGGTTCTGCTGGCTGCGCGACTCCGCGATGACGCTCTCCGCGCTGCTGCGCGGCGGCTTCCGGCAGGAGGCCGCGGCCTGGCGCAAGTGGCTGCTGCGGGCGGTGGCCGGCGACCCGTCCGACGTGCAGGCGGTGTACGGGGTGGCCGGGGAGCGCGGCCTGCCGGAGACCGAGGCCGACTGGCTGCCCGGGCACCTCGGCTCGCGGCCGGTCCGGTTCGGCAACGCGGCCGTCGGGCAGCTCCAGCTCGACGTCTACGGCGAGGTGGTGGACACCCTCGACCTGGCGCTGCGGGCCGGCCTGCCGATGGAGCGGCAGGTCTGGGGCCTGCTGCGCACCCTGCTCGGCTCGCTGGCCGCCCGCTGGCGGGAGCCCGACGAGGGACTGTGGGAAGTGCGGTGCGGGCGGCGGCAGTTCACCCACTCCAAGGTGATGGCCTGGGTGGCCGCCGACCGGGCGGTGCGGATGGCCGAGGCCACCGGCCTGCCCGCCCCGCTGGAGCAGTGGCGGGCGCTGCGCGACGCGGTGCACGCCGAGGTGTGCGAGCGGGCCGTCGACCCGCGCCGCAAGGTGTTCGTCCGCTCGTACGGGGCGACCGAGTTGGACGCCGCCACGCTGTTCGTCGCCACCACCGGTTTCCTGCCGCCGGACGACGAACGGGTGGTGCGCACCGTGGAGGCCGTCCGGCGCGACCTGGACCACGGCGGGCTGGTGCGCCGCTACCGGGCGGGGGCGGCGGACGGCCTGCCCGGTTCCGAAGGGGCGTTCCTGGCCTGCTCGTTCTGGCTGGCGGACGCGCTGGCGGTGATCGGGCGCCGGGCCGAGGCGCGCGAGCTCTTCGTCCGGACCGCCTCGCTGGCCAACGACCTGGGGCTGCTCAGCGAGCAGTGGGACCCGCCGGCCCGGCGCCAGCTGGGCAACACCCCGCAGGCGTTCACCCACGTCGCCCTGGTCAACACCGCTTTCCGACTGGGGAGTTGA